The following DNA comes from Photobacterium sp. DA100.
GCGTGGCACTCAACGAAGTGTTCGTGCCCATTTTGCAAAAGCAGTTTCCGGAGATTGTCGATTTCTATCTGCCGCCTGAGGGCTGCTCTTACCGCATGGCTGTGGTGTCGATGAAGAAGCAATACCCCGGCCATGCCAAGCGGGTGATGATGGGCGTCTGGTCCTTCCTGCGCCAGTTCATGTACACCAAGTTTGTCATCGTGGTGGATGAAGAGGTCGATACCCGCGACTGGGGCAGTGTGGTTGCTGCCATGAGCCGCGAAATGGATCCGGTGCGCGACACGCTGTTTATCGATCAAACCCCGATAGACTCGCTGGATTTTGCCTCGCCGGTGGTGGGCCTGGGCTCCAAGATGGGACTGGATGCAACCCGCAAGTGGGAAGCGGAAACGGCCAACGCGGTTGCTTATTCCCGCCCGTTGGCCGAACCGGATCGCGATATCCTGCAGTCGGAGATCAAGCAGCTTCCGGCTGTGATTGATTGCTACCTGCCGCAAACAGCAGAGTGCGCTGGCGTGGCGATAGTGACTATCAACAAGGACCAAGTGGGTCAGGCATTGCAGGTGATGGATAGCATCTGGACGGTGCTGGCCGGGAAGACCGACACCAAGTTCGTGATTGTCTGTGACGGTGACGTCGATGCCCGCGACTGGAATGATGTGATCTGGGCGATAACCACCCGGATGGATCCAAGCCGTGATACCCTGATGGTCAAGCAAACGGCACAGCATGGTGCCAGGATCGGCCTGGACGCCACCAACAAGCTGCCGGGTGAGGCCAGCCGAGAATGGGGCACACCAATTGCCAAGTCGCCCGAGGTGGTCGCCCGAGTCGATGCCATCTGGGACGAACTAGGGATCCTGGGTTAACCTGTGAGTCAGCCCAGCCTGTAAACTAAGTTAGATAGCAAAGCCGGGCACAAGCGCCGGGCACGAGAAAATAAATATGTACCAAGTCCGCCTGCTGCCTCATGATGTGACGTTTGCCACCGATGGCGAACAAACGGTGCTTGAGGCCGCGCTCAACGCAGGCATTGCTTTTCCCAATCGCTGCCAGGTTGGTGCTTGTGCCATGTGCATGTGCCGCAAGCAGCTGGGGGAGATCCGCTATCAGCTCGAGCCTATGCTCACCGAGAAGGAGCAGGCCGAAGGCTGGATCTTTGCGTGTCAGGCAATGGCTACGAGTGATTTGGTGCTCCAGCTAGATTAGAGGAAGCGAATGTCCATCAAGTGCGAAGTAAAATCCGTCGAGCCGCTGGCGTGCAATACCCACCGTATTCTGCTGCGGCCGGAATCCAAAATTGAATTTAAGGCTGGCCAGTACCTGCTGGCAGTGATGGGCGAGAAGGACAAGCGTCCGTTTTCGATTGCCAGCAGCCCGTGCCGCGAAGGGGAGCTGGAGCTGCACATCGGCGCTGCCGAGCATAACCCTTATGCCATCGAGGTGGTCGAACACATGAAAGCTGCGCTTGAGGCTGGCACGCCGGTTGATATCGAAGCGCCGCACGGTGAGGCCTGGGTGCGCGACGACAGTGACAAGCCATTGCTGCTGATTGCCGGCGGAACGGGCTTCTCTTATGTGCGCAGCATTTTGGACAACTGCCTGAGCCGCGGTGTTCGCCAGCCGATCTTCGTGTACTGGGGCGGGCGCGATGAATGCCAGCTCTATGCCAACGACGAGCTCAAGGCCCTGGCCGAGCAGCACGCCAACCTGACCTATGTCCCGGTCGTCGAAACGGCGCCGGAAGGCTGGCAGGGCAAAACTGGCAATGTGCTGGAAGCGGTAAGCGATGATTTCGTCAGCCTGTCGGCCTACGACATCTATATCTGCGGCCGGTTCGAAATGGCTGGCGCAGCGCGTGAGCTGTTCTCGGCTGAGAAAGGGGCCGAGCGCGAGCGTATGTTTGCCGATGCGTTTTCGTTTATTTAAATGCAGTTCTTAGGTTCTAGATTCTAGTTCTTAGGATCTGGGTATAACAAAGGCGAACCCAAAAGGTTCGCCTTTGTTGTATTCGAAACTGCGTATCGCTTATGCCGCTCTCGCCAGCTCCACCTTGCGCTTGACCCAGGTTTCGTTGAACCACAGTGAAGCGATAATGATCACCCCGCCAATCGATAACCGGACCAAGTCGACATCCCGGTTCCAGATCAGGATATTGACGATAAGGCCTGCCGGGACCAGGGCATTGTTCATGATGGCCAGTGCGCCAGCATTGACCAGGGTAGCCCCTTTGTTCCACAGGAAATAGCCAAGGCCGGAGGCGATGGTGCCCAGGTAGATCAGGATGCCCCACTGGGTCGTGGTGGTCGGCAGCTGCTCGGTGTTACCAAACAGCAGGAACATCGGCAGCGCGACACACACCGCCCCGAGGTAGAACAGGCCGAACACCGTGTGCTGCGGGATGGTTTGCAGCTCCTGCTCCATGATGCGCTTGTAGCCGACTTGGCCGATGGCAAAGCTCAGGTTGGCCCCCTGGACAATCAGGAAGCCGGTAATGAAGTCCTCGTTGATCCCCTCGAACTTGATCACTGCTGCGCCCAGCACCGCTATCGCGGCTGTTGCCAGATACCAGGCCGAGAAGCGGCGGTGCAGCATGTCATAGATCAGGGTGACGTAGATCGGGGTGAAAATGGTAAACAGCAAGACTTCCGGTACGCTGAGGTATAGGAAAGACTGGTAGTAGAAGCAGTACATGATGCCGAGCTGGAAGGCACCCACAACCATGATTTTGAGTGCCAGCGCGCGGTGCAGGTGCTGGCGGCGCAAGAACGGCAGAAAGAGCAGGGCTGCCAGGCTGACACGGGTCAGCACCGAGAACCAGGCATCGACCTGACCAGCTAGGTAGACCCCGATCAGGCTAAAGGAAAAGGCCCAGAGCAGGGTGACAGCGGATAAGTATCCCATAGTGGTTTTCAGGGGGTAGTTGAATGATGGGGCAAGTGTAGCGAAAAAAGGGCAAGGTAAATACTGCCAATTGGTGCGGTTACTGCCGTCAGGCTGGCGAAAGCCAGGCACGGTGATCGTCCCGTGCCAGGCTGGCGTAACTAGGAAGGATCACGCCGTTATCATTTGAGAGGGATCATCAGCATGTCGACCGGCGAGCGGTTGATGAGCTGCTTGGCCGAGCTGAGGATCTTGCTCCAGAAGTCTTGGTGGTGGCCGCAAACAACCAGCTCGATATCCATGTCGTCGATAGCATGGCAGATCTCTTCACTCAGATCCCCGCTGCCAACCAAGGTATGGGAGACGGGATAGTTGGCCTTGTCGGCCAGTGACTGGAGCTGTTTCTGTGCCTCGTCCGCCATGCGGTTCTGGGCATCAGAGAGGTTGATATCAATCAGTCCGGTATAGAGCTCGGCATAGTTGACGTCGATGTGGATAAGCGACAGTTTGGCGTCCAGTGCCTTGGCGAGTTCGGCGGCTTTGCCGACGATGATGTGGCTGTCATCGGACAGGTCGATAGCAACCAGGATGTGTTTGTAGGCCATAGTTTTCACTCCTTGACTTAGGGGCTTTACCTCATGCTAGCACCTAAATTTGATAAAAAATATTACCGTGATC
Coding sequences within:
- the fre gene encoding NAD(P)H-flavin reductase, with product MSIKCEVKSVEPLACNTHRILLRPESKIEFKAGQYLLAVMGEKDKRPFSIASSPCREGELELHIGAAEHNPYAIEVVEHMKAALEAGTPVDIEAPHGEAWVRDDSDKPLLLIAGGTGFSYVRSILDNCLSRGVRQPIFVYWGGRDECQLYANDELKALAEQHANLTYVPVVETAPEGWQGKTGNVLEAVSDDFVSLSAYDIYICGRFEMAGAARELFSAEKGAERERMFADAFSFI
- a CDS encoding 2Fe-2S iron-sulfur cluster-binding protein, coding for MYQVRLLPHDVTFATDGEQTVLEAALNAGIAFPNRCQVGACAMCMCRKQLGEIRYQLEPMLTEKEQAEGWIFACQAMATSDLVLQLD
- a CDS encoding carboxylate/amino acid/amine transporter, yielding MGYLSAVTLLWAFSFSLIGVYLAGQVDAWFSVLTRVSLAALLFLPFLRRQHLHRALALKIMVVGAFQLGIMYCFYYQSFLYLSVPEVLLFTIFTPIYVTLIYDMLHRRFSAWYLATAAIAVLGAAVIKFEGINEDFITGFLIVQGANLSFAIGQVGYKRIMEQELQTIPQHTVFGLFYLGAVCVALPMFLLFGNTEQLPTTTTQWGILIYLGTIASGLGYFLWNKGATLVNAGALAIMNNALVPAGLIVNILIWNRDVDLVRLSIGGVIIIASLWFNETWVKRKVELARAA
- a CDS encoding universal stress protein, with protein sequence MAYKHILVAIDLSDDSHIIVGKAAELAKALDAKLSLIHIDVNYAELYTGLIDINLSDAQNRMADEAQKQLQSLADKANYPVSHTLVGSGDLSEEICHAIDDMDIELVVCGHHQDFWSKILSSAKQLINRSPVDMLMIPLK